In the Marinobacter sp. Arc7-DN-1 genome, AAATCATGTACCCCTCAGACAACAATTTTGACTAGACTGATCATTATTGCCAACTATAAAAAACATGATCATTCCAATCAGGAGCAATGCGATGGAAATAAAAACCTTCGAGGATCTGATCGACTGGACCCGCCAGCTACACGCGTACCTGGCCAGATGCCTGCACGATTCAGCCAGCCTGAACAAGGACGAGCGAGCCAGCGCCCTCCTGGATTATCTGTCCAGCCATGAAAGCCTGCTGGAAAGAGCCGTGAGCGAGTTCGAAAAGCAGGCCGATCCGAAGGCGATGAAAACCCGCCTCTACGATTACCTGAACCATAGACCGATCAAGGCCAGCGAGGTTCCGGATACCCACTATGCCGGTATGAGTTTCACGGACATCGCACGGGAGGTCTTTCAGTTTCATGACCAGGTGATGGACCTCTATGAGTCCCTGATAGGAAAGGCCGAGATCCCCGAGGCCAAGTCGCTGCTGGAGGACTTGCTCGCCCTGGAGGAGCACGAAGCCATGCGCCTGGCCAGCCAGATCAGCCGGATGGAAGACCTCTGATCCGCTGTACGACCAAGGTCGTAAGAGCGACGGTTTTTGATTTTGTTTGCTAACGATAATTGCTACCGTGAACTAGCATCAAGAGTTGTTTAGCCCCAAAAAGGGCGAAACGCTCGACTCACAAAAACGATAAGAGGATAGA is a window encoding:
- a CDS encoding ATPase is translated as MEIKTFEDLIDWTRQLHAYLARCLHDSASLNKDERASALLDYLSSHESLLERAVSEFEKQADPKAMKTRLYDYLNHRPIKASEVPDTHYAGMSFTDIAREVFQFHDQVMDLYESLIGKAEIPEAKSLLEDLLALEEHEAMRLASQISRMEDL